One segment of Candidatus Rokuibacteriota bacterium DNA contains the following:
- a CDS encoding ABC transporter permease, which produces MRLREFLPRGYSFTVVGIAVGVAGLVSLGAMAERITRFIEGGDRFVLGQISVAGEGMGMGTGFTAGGLLSAAKIREIAAVPGVSGVQAQVMLPLNTSTSHFLTLTQELIMGMDVSVPIPNRHYRELPVAAGRPLRPGDRRATVLGADFAASRHLSAGASVTLGGQDFTAVGILEKTFTAPDRFALVPIEDTRELWLRRDPLLVQVFGSGSLRRGDLNTGAAVGWRDGEDPDALARRIQATVAGLNVTIPGELSRLLRQSTAFFSALLLGIGALGLLIGGLSLANTVTAAVFERIRDFGIKRALGATDLDLLGEVLGEGIRVSLWGGVAGVLLAWSIGTAVDARVLRDGQQLFLFSPRLLAFALVFSLALGALAAGYATLRIARLSPAEAIRRGS; this is translated from the coding sequence GTGAGGCTCCGGGAGTTTTTGCCCCGGGGCTACTCCTTTACGGTCGTCGGCATCGCCGTTGGGGTGGCGGGACTGGTGTCGCTGGGCGCCATGGCCGAGCGCATCACGCGCTTCATCGAGGGCGGCGACCGCTTCGTGCTGGGCCAGATCTCCGTCGCGGGCGAGGGGATGGGCATGGGTACGGGCTTCACCGCCGGCGGGCTCCTCTCCGCGGCCAAGATCCGCGAGATCGCCGCCGTGCCCGGAGTCTCCGGCGTCCAGGCGCAGGTGATGCTGCCGCTCAATACCAGCACGTCGCACTTTCTCACGCTGACCCAGGAGCTCATCATGGGCATGGACGTGAGCGTGCCCATCCCCAACCGCCACTACCGCGAGCTGCCGGTTGCCGCGGGGCGGCCGCTCCGCCCGGGCGATCGGCGGGCCACGGTGCTGGGTGCGGACTTCGCCGCCTCGCGGCATCTCAGCGCCGGCGCCTCCGTGACGCTCGGCGGCCAGGACTTCACCGCCGTCGGCATCCTCGAGAAGACCTTCACGGCCCCCGATCGCTTCGCGCTCGTCCCCATCGAGGACACGCGCGAGCTGTGGCTCCGGCGGGACCCGCTCCTCGTCCAGGTCTTCGGTTCGGGCTCCCTGCGCCGCGGAGACCTCAACACCGGCGCCGCGGTTGGTTGGCGCGACGGCGAGGACCCGGACGCTCTGGCCCGCCGCATCCAGGCGACGGTGGCCGGCCTCAACGTCACGATTCCCGGCGAGCTGAGCCGCCTCCTCCGACAGTCGACCGCCTTCTTCTCCGCGCTCCTGCTCGGGATCGGCGCCCTTGGGCTTCTCATCGGAGGCCTGTCGCTCGCCAACACGGTGACGGCGGCCGTCTTCGAGCGCATCCGGGACTTCGGCATCAAGCGCGCGCTGGGCGCCACGGATCTCGATCTTCTCGGCGAGGTGTTGGGCGAGGGAATCCGCGTGAGCCTCTGGGGCGGGGTGGCCGGCGTGCTGCTGGCGTGGAGCATCGGCACCGCGGTGGACGCGCGCGTGCTCCGCGACGGGCAGCAGCTCTTCCTCTTCTCCCCGCGCCTCCTCGCCTTCGCCCTTGTCTTTTCGCTCGCGCTGGGGGCGCTCGCGGCCGGCTACGCGACGCTCCGGATCGCGCGGCTCTCGCCCGCCGAAGCGATCCGGCGCGGCAGTTGA
- a CDS encoding tryptophan 7-halogenase: protein MSDHVAVIPVFNEAPTIGALVARAVRHGPVLVVDDGSSDGSADAAAAAGAAVLRLAGRCGKGGALRAGFAEALSRGAERVLTLDGDGQHDPDDIPQLLAASAALPGTLVIGSRLSDGGASMEPARLNAQRVAGFFINWLTGQAVADTQSGFRVYPRKLLEAVRPRRGGFVLESEMLLRAAAAGFAIREVPVTPGLGAGRPSHFRPLRDGTAVATYLIARGIRRWVRDAGIVAAVLLRPLTPARLKQRHREMHRFAAPYRYNYGAYAMAMGAFMLDRIAQSWRGWWWDPRACVMRRAALATAALPVLAAAAAVQGALGLGRRPGPNLVSPLVRRIFSQERLAASLPGAARPESPPADYDVLVVGGGPAGSTAATFLARGGLRVAIAEREVFPRFHVGESLLPAMMPLLDRLGVRERIERHGFLVKYGAAFHDQESDLEYRFYFREGQPWPNYSYEVPRAEFDQILFEHAAKEPGASVLQPATVERVEFDADGATVGIREGGESRALRARFVVDASGRDGFLASRRVGRRAPIPGLGKVALFAHYEGAPRWQGRDEGLIRLYIFEDGWFWWIPFAGGLTSIGCVLHAKTARGREGTLEALYEEMIFRCRRVAEGLRGARRVTPVRSAANFSYLTHPVAGDRFLCVGDSLAFVDPIFSSGVYIAMQTGEMAAAEILAAFAEDRFEARRFNGYVRRVHRGVSPFVRFIRRYYEPAFLEVFLQPRNRLGILDSVLGVLAGGAFLRMRLRMRGSLTVFFAIVRVTRWLRRWRGRPVESRLGW from the coding sequence ATGAGTGACCACGTCGCCGTCATCCCGGTCTTCAACGAGGCCCCGACGATCGGCGCTCTCGTGGCGCGCGCGGTGCGCCATGGCCCCGTCCTCGTCGTGGACGACGGCTCCTCCGACGGCAGCGCCGACGCGGCCGCGGCCGCGGGCGCCGCCGTGCTCCGCCTCGCCGGTCGCTGCGGCAAGGGCGGGGCGCTGCGCGCGGGCTTCGCCGAGGCGCTCTCCCGCGGCGCCGAGCGTGTGCTCACGCTCGACGGAGACGGGCAGCACGATCCCGATGACATTCCGCAGCTTCTCGCGGCGTCCGCCGCCCTGCCGGGAACGCTCGTCATCGGGAGCCGGCTCTCCGATGGCGGCGCCTCCATGGAGCCCGCCCGCCTGAACGCGCAGCGGGTGGCCGGCTTCTTCATCAACTGGCTGACCGGGCAGGCCGTCGCCGACACGCAGTCCGGGTTCCGCGTCTACCCGCGGAAGCTGCTCGAGGCGGTGAGGCCGCGGCGCGGCGGCTTCGTGCTCGAGAGCGAGATGCTCTTGCGGGCCGCCGCGGCGGGCTTCGCCATCCGCGAAGTCCCGGTGACGCCGGGGCTCGGGGCGGGACGGCCGAGCCACTTCCGGCCGCTCCGCGACGGCACCGCCGTGGCGACGTATCTCATAGCCCGCGGCATCCGGCGCTGGGTCCGGGATGCGGGGATCGTCGCGGCGGTGCTCCTGAGGCCGCTCACGCCCGCGCGCCTCAAGCAGCGTCACCGCGAGATGCACCGCTTCGCGGCGCCGTACCGCTACAACTACGGAGCCTACGCGATGGCGATGGGAGCCTTCATGCTCGACCGCATCGCCCAAAGCTGGCGGGGTTGGTGGTGGGACCCGCGGGCCTGCGTCATGCGCCGCGCGGCCCTGGCAACCGCGGCGCTGCCCGTGCTGGCGGCGGCAGCGGCGGTGCAGGGGGCGCTCGGGCTCGGACGGCGTCCGGGTCCCAACCTTGTCTCGCCCCTCGTACGGCGGATATTTTCACAGGAACGGCTGGCCGCGTCGCTGCCCGGCGCCGCGCGGCCCGAGTCACCGCCGGCGGACTATGATGTCCTTGTCGTGGGTGGCGGGCCGGCCGGCTCGACGGCCGCGACCTTCCTCGCCCGCGGGGGCCTGCGCGTGGCGATCGCGGAGCGCGAGGTCTTCCCGCGCTTTCACGTCGGCGAATCGCTCCTGCCGGCCATGATGCCGCTGCTCGACCGGCTCGGTGTCCGCGAGCGGATCGAACGGCACGGCTTCCTCGTCAAGTACGGGGCGGCCTTCCACGACCAGGAGTCCGATCTCGAGTACCGCTTTTACTTCCGCGAGGGCCAGCCGTGGCCGAACTACAGCTACGAGGTGCCTCGGGCGGAGTTCGACCAGATCCTCTTCGAGCACGCCGCCAAGGAGCCGGGCGCGAGCGTGCTTCAGCCGGCCACGGTGGAGCGGGTGGAGTTCGACGCGGACGGCGCGACCGTCGGGATCCGCGAGGGCGGCGAGTCGCGGGCGCTTCGCGCGCGCTTCGTCGTCGACGCCAGCGGCCGGGACGGCTTTCTCGCCTCGCGCCGCGTGGGCCGGCGCGCTCCCATCCCGGGCCTCGGCAAGGTCGCCCTCTTCGCCCATTACGAGGGCGCGCCGCGCTGGCAGGGGCGCGACGAGGGGTTGATCCGTCTCTACATCTTCGAGGACGGCTGGTTCTGGTGGATCCCGTTCGCGGGCGGCCTGACGAGCATCGGCTGCGTCCTCCACGCGAAGACGGCGCGGGGGCGGGAGGGCACGCTCGAGGCGCTGTACGAGGAGATGATCTTCCGCTGCCGCCGGGTCGCGGAGGGGCTCCGCGGGGCCCGCCGCGTCACACCCGTGCGGAGCGCGGCGAACTTCTCCTACCTGACACACCCGGTGGCGGGCGACCGCTTCCTCTGCGTCGGCGACTCGCTGGCCTTCGTGGATCCCATTTTCTCCTCGGGCGTCTACATCGCCATGCAGACGGGCGAGATGGCGGCCGCGGAGATCCTCGCCGCCTTCGCCGAGGACCGCTTCGAGGCGCGGCGCTTCAACGGGTACGTGCGGCGCGTCCATCGCGGCGTCAGCCCGTTCGTCCGCTTCATCCGCCGCTACTACGAGCCCGCCTTCCTCGAGGTCTTTCTCCAGCCGCGCAACCGGCTGGGGATCCTCGACAGCGTCCTGGGAGTCCTGGCGGGCGGCGCCTTTCTGCGCATGCGGCTTCGCATGCGGGGTTCGCTCACCGTCTTCTTCGCGATCGTGCGCGTCACCCGGTGGCTGCGCCGCTGGCGCGGCCGGCCCGTGGAGTCGAGGCTCGGCTGGTGA
- a CDS encoding beta-ketoacyl synthase N-terminal-like domain-containing protein: MSGRRVVITGMGSVSAAGAGGTAAVAQALERRRATIAPLKAFTLDGCASRLAAEVSDARLMALLDSDSVRRLSRICRMTLAACRLAVEEAGLEGGPRLGLVVGSEFGDFRSGAEFFDGFLRRGPAGLSPMVFPSTVMNSMAAVAAIAIGAKASSVTLNQATVAGDLAVARAAALIADGRAEAVVAGGVDELFSDVYRNLARLGALSPMGGGAPEGCRPFAHDHNGPVLGEGATFLVLEEREAARARGAAIHAEVLGAAWGGIPVAPHTAPAGRRDARAIARRALDQAGVEAASLARCYGSGNGDPALDDWELRLLAADGVRDPVSLAPLFGQHGGLGALRVAAAALDARAGRAPALVHGIARGGCRTALVVGQAA; the protein is encoded by the coding sequence ATGTCCGGGCGCCGGGTCGTGATCACGGGGATGGGCTCGGTCAGCGCGGCCGGGGCCGGCGGCACAGCGGCCGTGGCCCAGGCGCTCGAGCGGCGGAGGGCCACCATTGCGCCACTCAAAGCCTTCACCCTGGACGGGTGCGCGAGCCGCCTGGCTGCCGAGGTTAGCGACGCGCGGCTCATGGCGCTGCTTGACTCCGACAGCGTGCGCCGGCTCTCGCGGATCTGCCGCATGACCCTGGCCGCCTGCCGCCTGGCCGTCGAGGAGGCCGGGCTCGAGGGCGGCCCGCGGCTGGGGCTCGTCGTCGGCAGCGAATTCGGCGACTTCCGCTCGGGCGCGGAGTTCTTCGACGGCTTCCTCCGCCGCGGGCCGGCGGGGCTCTCGCCGATGGTGTTCCCGAGCACGGTGATGAACAGCATGGCGGCAGTGGCGGCCATCGCCATCGGCGCCAAGGCGTCCTCCGTGACGCTCAACCAGGCGACGGTGGCCGGCGATCTGGCCGTGGCGCGGGCGGCCGCGCTCATCGCCGACGGGCGGGCGGAGGCCGTGGTCGCCGGCGGCGTGGACGAGCTCTTCAGCGACGTCTACCGGAACCTGGCCCGATTGGGGGCGCTCTCTCCGATGGGCGGCGGTGCTCCCGAAGGCTGCCGCCCCTTTGCTCACGACCACAACGGGCCCGTGCTCGGCGAAGGCGCCACCTTCCTGGTGCTGGAGGAGAGGGAGGCGGCGCGGGCGCGCGGCGCCGCGATCCATGCCGAAGTCCTGGGTGCCGCCTGGGGCGGCATCCCGGTGGCTCCGCACACGGCCCCTGCCGGCCGGCGCGACGCGCGCGCCATCGCGCGCCGGGCGTTGGACCAGGCGGGCGTCGAGGCCGCGTCTCTGGCGCGCTGCTACGGCTCGGGCAACGGCGACCCGGCGCTCGATGACTGGGAGCTGCGGCTGCTCGCGGCCGACGGCGTGCGGGATCCGGTGTCGCTGGCGCCGCTCTTCGGCCAGCATGGAGGACTCGGCGCCCTCCGTGTCGCCGCCGCAGCGCTCGACGCGCGCGCGGGGCGCGCGCCCGCGCTGGTGCACGGGATCGCCCGCGGCGGCTGCCGTACGGCCCTTGTCGTCGGGCAAGCGGCATGA
- a CDS encoding beta-ketoacyl-[acyl-carrier-protein] synthase family protein: MTRVVVSGLGVVSPYGAGVKTFWAGLASGQCAIRPLTVIDTEGFRSRIAAEVPADVVGALGVSRRRSRADRLALAAAREAVADADLAPRDRTDMALFVGAVGGGMLEGEGWYCEEALRLRPSPRIGALRSILPASHAEMLGWRLGLGGPRETVVMACASGAASIAFGADLIRSGATPLALAGGVDAITRICFMGFNALKLLDPEPCRPFDRGRRGMSIGEAAAFVVLEDSEHCRRRGGRVLGELLGAGVTTDAHHVTAPHPEGEGMIRAMSDALDAAGREPGDIGYVNAHGTGTPQNDRVEALAMARVFGEGRVLVSSTKSLVGHTMAAAGSVEAVATLLALQHGLIPPTANLTDPDPDVPFDCVAQTARPVELHAALSNSFGFGGHNVSLIFGR, encoded by the coding sequence ATGACGCGCGTCGTCGTCAGCGGCCTCGGCGTCGTCAGCCCCTACGGCGCCGGTGTTAAGACCTTCTGGGCCGGCCTGGCCTCGGGCCAGTGCGCCATCCGGCCGCTGACCGTCATCGACACGGAGGGTTTTCGGTCGCGCATCGCGGCGGAGGTGCCCGCCGACGTCGTCGGCGCCCTCGGCGTCTCTCGCCGGCGCTCGCGCGCCGACCGCCTGGCCCTTGCCGCGGCCCGCGAGGCCGTGGCCGACGCCGACCTCGCGCCGCGGGACCGGACGGACATGGCGCTCTTCGTCGGCGCCGTGGGCGGCGGCATGCTCGAGGGCGAGGGTTGGTACTGTGAAGAGGCGCTTCGCCTGCGGCCCTCGCCAAGGATCGGGGCGCTCCGCTCCATCCTGCCGGCGAGCCACGCGGAGATGCTCGGCTGGCGGCTGGGGCTCGGCGGGCCCAGGGAGACCGTGGTCATGGCCTGCGCCTCCGGCGCGGCCTCCATAGCCTTCGGCGCCGACCTCATCCGCTCCGGCGCGACCCCGCTGGCGCTCGCGGGGGGCGTGGATGCCATCACGCGCATCTGCTTCATGGGCTTCAATGCGCTCAAGCTGCTCGACCCCGAGCCGTGCCGGCCCTTCGACCGCGGGCGGCGCGGCATGTCCATCGGCGAAGCAGCCGCGTTTGTCGTGCTCGAAGACTCCGAGCACTGCCGCCGGCGCGGCGGGCGCGTGCTCGGCGAGCTCCTGGGCGCCGGCGTCACCACGGACGCCCACCACGTCACGGCGCCGCACCCGGAGGGCGAGGGGATGATCCGCGCCATGTCCGATGCGCTCGACGCGGCCGGGCGCGAGCCGGGCGACATCGGCTACGTCAACGCGCACGGCACGGGGACGCCGCAGAACGACCGTGTCGAGGCCCTGGCCATGGCGCGCGTCTTCGGGGAGGGCCGCGTGCTGGTGAGTTCGACCAAGTCGCTCGTCGGCCACACCATGGCGGCGGCGGGCAGCGTCGAGGCGGTGGCGACCCTCCTCGCGCTGCAGCACGGGCTGATTCCGCCGACCGCCAATCTGACCGATCCGGACCCGGACGTGCCCTTCGACTGCGTCGCTCAGACGGCGCGCCCCGTCGAGCTGCACGCCGCGCTGTCCAACTCCTTCGGCTTCGGCGGCCACAACGTGAGCCTGATCTTCGGCCGATAA
- a CDS encoding acyl carrier protein, giving the protein MTQKEILDELKTLIVERLKFDPGRAAEMTLETTLPKGVEGSLGLDSLDFIELSVAMEERFGIVIDETESLADDFLSLDTLSRFVLSKLK; this is encoded by the coding sequence ATGACGCAGAAGGAGATCCTGGACGAGCTCAAAACGCTGATCGTCGAGCGCCTGAAGTTCGATCCGGGCCGCGCGGCCGAGATGACGCTCGAAACCACGCTGCCCAAGGGCGTCGAGGGCTCGCTCGGCCTCGACTCGCTGGACTTCATCGAGCTCTCCGTCGCGATGGAGGAGCGCTTCGGCATCGTCATCGACGAGACCGAGAGCCTGGCCGACGATTTTCTTTCCCTCGACACCCTGTCCCGCTTCGTCCTCTCCAAGTTGAAATGA
- a CDS encoding beta-ketoacyl synthase N-terminal-like domain-containing protein → MRAPAIRAVGLLSGWGPGAAAVPSDAARAAVGRAVLSIERPAFTHERFRRSRRESLLGVAAVGAMLEDAGVGAEIIAGERTGLLFATAAAYAASNREFIEARIGGMYFPYTAAAAVPAEVAIEFGLTGPYEILIGGPTATMRAIARAAALLESGACDRALVLAVEIFEECENLFARARGRLARPLVEAAGCLWLEPGEGTLSFDQRRGGRRETGGVRQRLGEMLACEPVAVLALARDGGATGPLRLQGAWRGESARLAWSQSPYQMRGAARPRRRRIA, encoded by the coding sequence ATGCGCGCTCCGGCGATCCGGGCCGTGGGGCTGCTGTCGGGCTGGGGACCTGGCGCGGCGGCCGTGCCCTCGGACGCCGCACGGGCCGCCGTGGGACGCGCCGTCCTGAGCATCGAGCGGCCCGCCTTCACCCACGAGCGCTTCCGGCGCTCGCGGCGCGAATCTCTCCTGGGGGTTGCGGCTGTGGGCGCCATGCTGGAAGATGCTGGGGTAGGGGCCGAGATCATCGCGGGCGAGCGGACAGGGCTTCTCTTCGCCACCGCTGCCGCGTATGCGGCCTCCAACCGCGAGTTCATCGAGGCGCGGATCGGCGGCATGTATTTCCCCTACACGGCGGCCGCCGCGGTGCCGGCCGAGGTCGCCATCGAGTTCGGGCTCACAGGCCCGTACGAGATCCTGATCGGCGGGCCCACGGCGACGATGAGAGCCATCGCGCGCGCGGCGGCGCTCCTGGAATCTGGAGCCTGCGACCGCGCGCTGGTCCTGGCTGTCGAGATCTTCGAGGAGTGCGAAAATCTCTTCGCGCGAGCGCGGGGGCGGCTCGCGCGGCCGCTGGTGGAGGCGGCCGGCTGCCTCTGGCTCGAGCCGGGCGAGGGCACGCTCAGCTTCGATCAGAGGCGTGGCGGGCGGCGGGAGACGGGAGGCGTGCGGCAGCGCCTCGGCGAGATGCTGGCTTGCGAGCCCGTGGCGGTCCTGGCCCTCGCGCGCGACGGCGGCGCCACGGGACCGCTACGCTTACAGGGCGCATGGCGGGGCGAGTCGGCGCGGCTCGCGTGGAGCCAGAGCCCATACCAGATGCGCGGGGCGGCGCGGCCCCGGCGGAGGCGGATCGCATGA
- a CDS encoding beta-ketoacyl-[acyl-carrier-protein] synthase family protein — MPAERIAIVAAGVVTPIGQDLDTFWSGLLTGADGTSAVERFPVADLRVGRGGEIKKLTRAVDWRRVPDCRATRLLVSAADDLCVQAGERPLDVEPERLAVVVGTALGGVEEGERALCGGSARRLRAALYDAPAHRLARWLGARGPAVTVSTACASGATALAIGADMLRRGEADAVVAGGYDILCRFVMRGFDGLRSLTRERVRPFDRRRSGLLLGEAAGLLLLRREREAGARRLGTLLGYGSASDGAHIAAPDPDGRGIERAMRRALADAGVGPDAIDFVSAHGTATPLNDPIEAAALRRVLGARGGEVPVNSIKGALGHTMGAAAALEAIVCLLAGRYGQVPATLGLEERDPACDIDCVQGSPRAVRPRVSLSTSLGFGGCNAALVIESA; from the coding sequence ATGCCAGCCGAGCGCATCGCCATCGTGGCCGCCGGTGTGGTCACGCCCATTGGACAGGACCTCGACACCTTCTGGTCGGGGCTGCTCACGGGCGCCGACGGCACCTCGGCCGTGGAGCGTTTTCCGGTGGCGGATCTCCGCGTGGGGCGCGGCGGCGAGATCAAGAAGCTCACGCGCGCGGTGGACTGGCGGCGCGTCCCCGACTGCCGCGCGACACGGCTGCTCGTCTCGGCCGCCGACGATCTCTGCGTGCAGGCCGGCGAGCGGCCGCTGGACGTCGAACCCGAGCGCCTCGCGGTCGTCGTGGGCACGGCGCTCGGCGGGGTGGAAGAGGGCGAGCGCGCCCTGTGCGGCGGATCGGCGAGGCGTCTCCGCGCCGCGCTCTATGACGCGCCGGCGCACCGGCTCGCGCGCTGGTTGGGCGCCCGTGGTCCCGCCGTCACGGTCTCGACGGCCTGCGCCTCGGGCGCCACCGCGCTCGCTATCGGGGCCGACATGCTCCGCCGCGGCGAGGCCGACGCCGTCGTCGCCGGCGGCTACGACATCCTCTGCCGCTTCGTGATGCGCGGTTTCGACGGCCTCCGCTCGCTCACGCGGGAGCGCGTGCGGCCCTTCGACCGGCGCCGGAGCGGGCTCCTTCTGGGCGAGGCTGCGGGGCTGCTCCTGCTTCGGCGGGAGCGAGAGGCCGGCGCGCGCCGGCTCGGCACGCTCCTCGGCTACGGCAGCGCCAGCGACGGCGCCCACATCGCGGCGCCCGACCCGGACGGCCGCGGCATCGAGCGCGCCATGCGTAGGGCGCTGGCGGACGCCGGGGTCGGACCTGACGCTATCGACTTCGTCAGCGCCCACGGCACCGCGACGCCGCTGAACGATCCAATCGAGGCGGCCGCGCTCCGGCGCGTGCTCGGCGCTCGCGGAGGCGAGGTGCCTGTCAACTCGATCAAGGGCGCGCTCGGCCACACCATGGGAGCGGCGGCGGCGCTCGAAGCCATCGTCTGCCTCCTCGCGGGGCGCTACGGCCAGGTGCCGGCCACGCTCGGCCTCGAAGAACGCGACCCGGCCTGCGACATCGACTGCGTCCAGGGCTCGCCGCGCGCCGTACGGCCGCGCGTGAGCTTGTCCACGTCGCTCGGCTTCGGCGGCTGCAACGCGGCCCTCGTGATCGAGAGCGCCTGA
- a CDS encoding glucose 1-dehydrogenase — protein MGAFDLKGRVAVVTGGNGGIGLGMGRGLAEAGAAVVVAARNREKSARAVAELRGLGGEAEAIEVDVADEGSVEALVKATVARFGRLDILVNNAGMNIRKPVESLALGEWRQVIDVNLTSAFLASRACHPVMKKQGGGKVINIGSMMSIFGASFAPAYAASKGGMVQLTKAMAAGWAADNIQVNAVLPGWIDTELTQRARQQIEGLHESVLRRTPAKRWGVEQDMAGVAVFLASPASDFITGAAIPVDGGYSIQG, from the coding sequence GTGGGCGCTTTCGATCTGAAGGGTCGCGTGGCGGTGGTCACGGGCGGTAACGGCGGCATCGGGCTCGGCATGGGGCGCGGGCTCGCGGAGGCGGGCGCGGCCGTCGTGGTGGCGGCGCGCAATCGCGAGAAGAGCGCGCGGGCCGTCGCTGAGCTGCGTGGACTCGGTGGCGAGGCGGAGGCCATCGAGGTGGACGTCGCCGATGAGGGCTCGGTCGAAGCGCTCGTCAAGGCGACCGTGGCGCGCTTCGGCAGGCTCGATATCCTCGTCAACAACGCCGGCATGAACATCCGCAAGCCCGTCGAGAGCCTCGCGCTCGGCGAGTGGCGCCAGGTCATCGACGTCAACCTGACCAGCGCCTTCCTCGCGAGCCGCGCCTGCCACCCCGTGATGAAGAAGCAGGGCGGCGGCAAGGTCATCAACATCGGCTCCATGATGTCCATCTTCGGCGCCTCGTTCGCGCCGGCCTACGCGGCCTCCAAGGGCGGCATGGTCCAGCTGACCAAGGCCATGGCCGCCGGGTGGGCGGCGGACAACATCCAGGTCAACGCGGTGCTGCCCGGCTGGATCGACACGGAGCTCACGCAGCGGGCGCGCCAGCAGATCGAGGGGCTGCACGAGAGCGTGCTCAGGCGCACGCCGGCGAAGCGCTGGGGTGTGGAGCAGGACATGGCCGGCGTGGCCGTCTTTCTTGCCAGTCCCGCGTCCGATTTCATCACCGGAGCGGCCATCCCGGTTGATGGGGGCTATTCCATCCAGGGCTGA
- a CDS encoding MOSC domain-containing protein — protein sequence MAAMWQGSVVSIHITSAAGQPMETVPEARAVAGRGLEGDRYFAGTGYYSDKPGEGGRELTLIETETLEALPALGVKLSAAESRRNIETAGVPLNHLVGREFRVGAVRLRGTRLCEPCRYLDGLTQQGAMAALIHRGGLRAQILIDGLIRVGDTITLA from the coding sequence ATGGCGGCCATGTGGCAGGGGTCGGTGGTCTCGATCCACATCACTTCCGCGGCGGGCCAGCCGATGGAAACCGTGCCGGAGGCGCGCGCCGTCGCCGGCCGCGGCCTCGAGGGTGACCGCTACTTCGCCGGCACCGGCTACTACTCGGACAAGCCCGGTGAGGGCGGACGCGAGCTGACGCTGATCGAGACGGAGACCCTCGAGGCGCTTCCCGCCCTCGGCGTCAAGCTCTCGGCGGCCGAGAGCCGCCGCAACATCGAGACCGCGGGCGTTCCGCTCAACCACCTGGTCGGCCGCGAGTTCCGGGTCGGCGCGGTCCGGCTTCGCGGCACCCGGCTCTGCGAGCCGTGCAGGTACCTCGACGGCCTCACGCAGCAGGGCGCCATGGCGGCCCTGATTCATCGCGGGGGCCTGCGGGCGCAGATCCTCATCGACGGCCTCATCCGTGTCGGCGACACCATCACGCTGGCCTAA
- a CDS encoding metal-dependent hydrolase, with amino-acid sequence MEMERRDFLKLGAGALTFSLAAEAAWAQTNKIEVQWLGQATTKITTLTGKVIVIDPFMVNNPKTPVGWKNLDALGKVDVILVTHGHGDHTGDVAELAKRTGATVLGDGGLMQTLVDLGWVPADKAVRFGKGGKVQPAGPQITITQTHAEHSSEVTVTDPATKKSTTYPAGQPAGFIVEMENGFKLYHMGDTGLFGDMRLIGEYYKPDLIMIPIGGHFVMDPKDAAYATNQMLKPKYSIPFHYGTFPVLKGTPQEYQAALGQTTTQVFPISPGDKLQF; translated from the coding sequence ATGGAGATGGAACGGCGCGACTTCCTCAAGCTCGGCGCGGGAGCCCTCACCTTCAGCCTGGCCGCCGAAGCGGCGTGGGCGCAGACTAACAAGATCGAGGTCCAGTGGCTCGGGCAGGCGACGACCAAGATCACGACGCTGACGGGCAAGGTGATCGTCATCGACCCGTTCATGGTCAACAACCCCAAGACGCCGGTGGGATGGAAGAACCTCGACGCCCTCGGCAAGGTGGACGTGATCCTCGTGACGCACGGCCACGGCGACCACACGGGCGACGTGGCGGAGCTGGCGAAGCGCACCGGGGCGACGGTGCTGGGGGACGGCGGGCTCATGCAGACCCTCGTGGACCTGGGCTGGGTGCCGGCCGACAAGGCCGTCCGCTTCGGCAAGGGCGGCAAGGTCCAGCCCGCGGGGCCGCAGATCACGATCACCCAGACGCACGCCGAACACTCCTCGGAGGTGACGGTCACCGACCCGGCGACGAAGAAGAGCACGACCTACCCCGCCGGCCAGCCCGCGGGCTTCATCGTCGAGATGGAGAACGGCTTCAAGCTCTACCACATGGGCGACACGGGGCTCTTCGGCGACATGCGGCTCATCGGCGAGTACTACAAGCCCGATCTCATCATGATCCCGATCGGCGGACACTTCGTGATGGACCCGAAGGACGCGGCGTACGCGACCAATCAGATGCTCAAGCCGAAGTACTCGATCCCGTTCCACTACGGCACGTTCCCCGTGCTCAAGGGCACGCCGCAGGAGTACCAGGCGGCGCTCGGCCAGACAACCACTCAAGTGTTCCCGATCAGCCCGGGAGACAAGCTCCAGTTTTAA